The following DNA comes from Vibrio gigantis.
TTAAAAAAGCCAGCATCGAAATGCTGGCTTTTTGTTGTTCACCGAGTTAACCAACCACTGGATTATCGAATATCAAATTTCGATTCTGCGCCTCTTTCATAATTGAAGCGGAACCATTTATCGACATCATCGCAAATGCCCAGATAGGTCTCACCGCGACGCCCTAATGCTCTTGGATTTTGGGAGCAATACTGAGTTTTACCCACTTCATAGCCTTGGTCATAAGCGGCATACAAATCGGCATCAATCGACGGTGACGAGGCGGCTTCAGCAAGACTTGCTTCCGTCTGCTTTGTTTTCCCTTTCAGTGCCATTTCTTCACCAAAACTCTGCCAATCGGTTGTGTTCATAGATGTTGGTGGCGGAGTTTGCGCACAACCAAATAACATTACTGATAGCACCAATAATAGATATTTCATAATTTCCTCCTGATGGAAAAGACTAGCCTATATATTAAGACTTCTAGCTATTACGTCAGAATGCTTTCAGTAGTTCATTCACTATAGCGGGGTGTTCCGCTTACACCAGTCACCCGAAAGTATTTCTTTATTAGCTGTTAGATCAAGCTGATACAAATATACCCATGCTAATCCAAATATAGTCTCTATTTGCTCGCGACGATACTCGACAGGCACATCTTCTAGCCGATCGAGTGACTCCAAAACTTCGTCGTTAATGATATAGACCTCGCCAACGACACTTTTCTTTCCAAAAATCATCGCCGGATAGGTACCTAAGTCAAAAAGAGTGTAATCCTTAGGTGTATCAAACCGCCCAACAAAATCGCAGCCCTTTAAATAATGGTGGTTGGACTGGCCTTTCCTCAAGGTTCCATAGACAAAAACAAGATGTGGCATAAGCCCTCCATGAGCCTTTCTATTTGCATTCCAGCCAATGGATGAAACCAGATCGATTTGAATTCAAATTGCGTTACTCAAACTCAAATTGATAGAGAAGATCTACGGCACTGTCTAAACCAGACACGGCTTCGACGTAAAGGTCCTGCATCAATCGATAACGAACTGTGAACTCACCAAGCGAGTTGAAGATACCCACACCATACTTCACCTGTAATCCTGGAAGGATATAACCACTTACCGTTACTTGAGAGTCATCGCCAGATCCTGCGGTATCCAGTTGCAAGTCCTGTACACCAAATGCTTCACCAATTTCGCCAACAACCTTACCACTCTTCGCCAAACTCAAACCAATTAAGGTGGTTGTCATCGAACCACTCGACTCACCATCAATATCTTGACCACGCAAAATATAAGACAGCGCATTCGCTTGTGGCATCGCAGGGTCAGAATAAATCTCGATCGTCGGTTCTGTCGCTGGGCCTGTCACTCGAATACCTGCAGTCACATCATCTTGAGTATTGTCTGGGTTACGTATCGCATTGATGGCTACGTATGGCTGATCCGGTGGTCCATTCATTAAAATCTTACCCTCTTCGATCAAGAGGTCTTGCCCGAATGATTGGTAAGTACCATCGACGATATTCACTTCACCGGTAATAAATGGACCTTGGTCTTTTTGAGCCACGTTGAGCTTACCGACTAAATCCCCCTCAAGACCGAACGCAGACAGCTTAAAGTCATCCCCAATGGAGATGTTAATGTTAGTCATCACATTGAATGGGATCGCATCCTCGTTTTCTGGCTCTAGATCTTTATTCAAGATAACTTGATCAGAAGAAACACCAACCGCTGACGGCGGCAAGTCTTCGACAACAATTCGTCCCCAAGGTAATGCTATGTCACCGGTGATTTTCGCAAGCTCTGGCGTGGTATCAATGGTCATGTCAGGAACAACCTTAACCTTGACCATAGGTGGGATATCAACCATCAATTCATCGGCAAATACTCTGACATTAGAGTGCCATGCTTGAAGATCCTGCCAGTCCCCGGAGCCCTCGATATCAAGGTGACCATCCGGTGTTTCAACATTGGCATCTAACTTCGCGCTATAGCCGTCAAAATCGAGGTCAATACGACCATCTTTAATATCCACAGGCGTAACATCGCCTTTGACTTGAATACCATCAACAGAGAATTGGCCGAAGACTTGAGGGTGCATTAAAAAGCCCTTAACTTTTAAATCACTCTCAAGGTCGGCTTTCAATAGACTGTACTCACCTAGGATCGGTTGCAAGAAATCGAGGTGGAACGTGGTCAGTTGAATTGCAGCATCGACTATTTTGTCTTCGGCAAGAATATCAGGCAGCGACACTGTGCCAGACAAGTCACCATTATCAGACACATCCAGTTTAAAATCGGCGTTCAGTTGGTTGTCTTTCAACTGAGCATTCAATGCAACGCTTTCCCAACCCAGTATGATTGGCTCACCAACTTGTTGAACAACCTGACCTTTCGGCATATCAAGGCTTACTGTGACTTCTGGCTGACCTTGTTCCGACCACTTTGCGTGAGCTTTAACATTCACTAAGCCTTTTAGTTCAGTCTCTTTAGGCACAAAGGCTTTAATCTGATCGAAGTCGAACTGATTAATTGCAATCTTGGCCTCACCCGATTTTCCCGCACGGATGTCTTCGTCCAAACACACACTCGAACCCGATTGTTTCCAACAGTGCGCTTGGACATCAGCAAACTGCTTGTCGACATCAGCCTTAATAGAGACAGGTTGATCAAGCACCCAAGGGCCTTGTTGAGTCGTAATTTTGACTCGGTCTAACGAGCCATCCCAAATAATAGAAGGCTTTTGAATCAACTCACCAGAGATTGCCAAACTGGTCGATACAATGTCGGATATGACATCTAACGTCACAGTATGCTTTTTCTCACCGCCATTTACCGTCAAGTCGATACTTTCTACGTTTTGTTCTTGATAGCTCAAGTTCTTGGCTTTTAACACAAGGTCGGCTTGCGCTTCAGGTAATGGCAATGGAACCACAGAGCCGTTAAGAGATAAGGATTCTAGTGTTGCTTCGTTATTCCAATCTACCTTATTAACATTCAGCGTTAGGTCGACCTTGGGCTCTTGAGTTGGGCCACTAAGTTGGATGTTACCAATCACTTGTCCTTGCAAGTCTGGAACACTTTTCACAAGCTCAGGGAAGTCGATCTCAACACCCATGTTCCATTGCTTATCAAGCTCACCCAAAGCCTTAATCGAGTTCACACCGTGAGCCAAGCTCAAGCCACTGGTTTTCAGCTTAGGCTCACCACTTGCGCTTCGATCGGACGCCGACAACTGGCCTTCAATATCCAATGGGTAATCACGTAAGATCCCCTCGATATCAAGCTTAGGTAGCTCAATCGCCCAGCCACCAGCCTCCGTCAATTCACCCGAGGTTACTAAGCTACCGCTGATGTTACCTTCCGCTTCAGGCCACTGTAGTCCAGGTTGAATATCTTTTAGGGATACATCTGCTTGCCAATTAACAAGCTTCGCCCAATTAGCTTTTACCGTACCATTGAGCTCACCGCCCAAGGTGTTCAATTTCAGTTGCTCAAGCTCTATTTGTTCAGTGGTACCGTTACCCTGTAAGTCGATGGCTAGGGCAGGAATTTCCTTACCGTCCGCCTCTCCTTTAAGCTGAACATTAAAGCCATCTAATGAACCGTCGGCTTTAAAGCGTTCAATTTCGGCTTGGTAATCGCTTTTACCAGTTAGAGGCCATTGCGCTTGCCCATCTTCTAGCAGTAAGTCAAATGGCAACGTCGGCTCTAAAGGTTGCAGTTCTCCAGAGAGCTTGGCTTCTATCAAGTCAGAAAACTGCGAGTCGAGCTGTAGCTTAGCCACACTGCCTTGTGCTTTTAGTGATAACTTCTGTCCAGCAAGGTCGGTTTCCTTCACCTTAGCGTCCAATGAAAGCTCTAATGGGTAGCCATCTTTCAGCTCTACCTTAGTAGAAAGGTTCGCGCTCGCCTGTGGCATGTCGAGTTCAAGAGTGGATACATCAACAGTGTTTTTTCCAGCTCTCGCTTCAAGCCCAAGGTGATTAACAACGATTGGCGTCTCTTGCTCTAAGGTGAAACGATTGAGATCAAAGCGTTCTAGTACAACCTGTAATGGAATCCAAACCTCAGGCAGCTCTATCGCGGTTTTAACGGCAGGTTCAGGCTCAACGGCTTCTGGTTTTGGCTCTTCAGTTGGTTCAGCAAGTTTAACTTTTAGATCATTGAACAAGGTTGGCGATACTGTCAGCTTTTCGCCCTGCATACTCAAAGCCGTAGAGAACAAACTCCATTCAATCTCATTACCCAAGATGTTCAACTTAATATCTGATAAAGCGATGCGATTGATGGTGATTGGGAGTGGCGTTTTTACCGACTTAAGAGGTGGCGTTGGCTCAGTCTCTTCTGTAGAGGTAGGAGGAAGCTCCGTAAAAGTAAAATCTAGCCCTTGAATTGCAATGCGATCAACACACAGCTTAGGATCGAGCAAACAACGAGGATTAATAGCCAATACCAGCTTTTCCACCTTGGTATCGATATGGAGGCTATCATCCTTAAATTGAACATTATTAAGCGTAAAACTTGGGAAAAGAGCACCTTTAGTACTTTCCACTTTAAGTTGTGGCAGTGCTTTTTCCGCTCCCCACAGCACGGTGTTCAACCCTGGGTTGGTGAACAATACAAAACCTAACAGGGTTATTAACAACAGCAAAATGGACGTCAATGAAATCGACGTCCATTTTATGCACTTACCCATCACTTTGATCATAACTCTGGTCCTAAACTAAAGTGCAATTGGAACTCATCACCTTTCTTCGCATCTAGACCCCAAGCAAAATCTAAACTCACAGGACCGACAGGCGACGCCCAACGAACCCCGACACCAGTACCACGTTTCCATTCGGGGGTATCATTAAATGCATCACCAATATCGTAAAAGGCTGCCCCCCACCAATTCCCAACTAAGCGGTATTGATATTCAAACGAGCTGGTTGCGATGAATTTGGCACCGGTTAGTGCGCCACTTTCATCGCGCGGAGAGATCGATTCATAGCCATAGCCTCGAATGCTGTTGTCACCACCGGCGAAGAACCTTAGGGAGGGAGACAGTTTCTCAAACTCATCGGCAAAGTTTCCACCAAATTGAAGTCGAGTTAGACCACGGTGGTTGTTACCGATACTTCTAATCCAAGCGGTTTGTCCTTGGAAGCGTACTACTTTGGTTTCAGAGAGTAAGGTATCATCAGCCGCCTCAACCATGATGGTTTGTTTATCACCCCACATAGGCATCGCACCACCACGCGTTCGAGTTCGTGAGAACGAGATACCCGGCAACACGAATTGCGCTAAATCATCCTGCAAACCTTGCTCATAGTTTTCAACCAAGTATCGAATGAAGACAGTACGTTGCCAGCCGTTGTCAAGACGCCAATATCTCTCTAACGCTAAGTTTGACTCCAAACTCTTGGTATCACGATTATCTAGGTTCTTCATCCCGTACTTAACTTGGTAATAATCATTAAGCACATCATCTAATGGAATTTTATAAGTCGCGGTAATCGTCTGTTCAGGTTTGGATATCGACAAACTACTATTAAAACTATGACCAAGTTCGTTAACCCAAGGTTTCTTCCATTTGAGCGTGCCTTTCACACCAAGGTCTGTTGATACACCGATACCCGTTTCGATTTGGTTACGCGCTTGCGGAGCAAGGTTGACCTTCATCGGGATTTCTCGACCTTCACCCAACTGGCTTAAATCAGGCTCAACAAATACCGAGGAAAACCAATCTGTATTAGACAAGTTTTGGTTGTACTCTCCGACTTTGGTAATTGAGTAAGGTTCGCCATCTTCAAATGGCTTGAGAGATTGAACTTTGTCATCTTCAATTTGACTGCCCGTCACTGCGGTTGTACCAAAGTGATAACGGATACCACTGTTATAATGAAGTCGGACATAAGCGCGGTTTAATTCGGGGGCAACTTCGAGTTTGCTGACCTCATACGAACCATCAAAATAGCCTTTCGCTAATCCAAGGTTGCGGATCGATGACTTCAAAGAGTCATAATTACCATGATTCAGGACTGAGCCTTTAGACAGGTTACTCTTAGCAATCAATGCCAGAAAGTCTGGATCATCTTCGGCTTCACCAGTCAGTACGATATCTGACGCATAAATGACAACAGGCTCTCCCGGCTCAACCGTAACGGTGAGTTCAGTGTCGTCTTCAGAGTGAGAAAATGTAATGCGAGGTTGGTAGTAACCTAACGCATTGAGCGCTTCTTTGATCATAGATTCCAAGCGAGACTGGAACCGCAGCGAAACCGCATACTCTTCTTCAGGAATAGCACTCAGATAAGCATCAACGTTGTCTTCAAGCGCTCCATCTAGCCCTTTAACCTCAAGGGAAACGTCAGCGAAAGCGAGCGTCGATGACAGTAGAGTGCCAATCAGAACTGGTAAAGTTTTTCTTATCATGTTTAATTGGTGAAGAAGTTATCAATACGTTAATAAGTGAAAAGAAATAATACCGCTAAAAAGCCATTGAGTCTGTAATAAATCCTGGAATAACACGGTCTAATTTAAAGACTTAATCAATATTAACCACCGTTAATACAAACCAACGCGGTCAACGTATGCGAAAAGGGATATAACATGCTAAACAAACAACAACTGGTTTCCGCAGCCACCGCATTGCCGGGAAATACTGCTCCAATTCAAATCACTGAGCGTCATTACGTGAATCAAACCGACTTGCTAGCTGCCCCTGTGGGCTCCCAACAAGAAGTGTTGTTAGGCATGGGATGTTTCTGGGGAGCTGAACGTCTGTTTTGGCAATTAGACGGTGTGGTTTCTACATCAGTGGGCTACGCTGGCGGTTACACAGTGAATCCAACCTATGAACAAGTGTGTACCGGACAAACTGGCCATACAGAAGTCGTTCGTGTCATTTTTGATAGTGAGCAAACCTCTTTAGCACAAATACTTGAGACCTTCTGGGAGCGCCATGACCCGACTCAGGGCATGCGCCAAGGTAATGATTTAGGCACACAATATCGCTCTGCTCTCTATACCTTCAGTGAAGAACAGCAGGCCGTTGCTGAACAATCTCGACAAAATTACCAAAGAGCGATTACTGCCTCTTTAGGCAATGAGATTACGACAGAAGTTCTACCTGCTGGGAAATATTTTTTCGCGGAAACCTATCACCAACAGTACTTAGCTAAGAACCCTAATGGGTACTGCGGCTTGGGCGGAACAGGTGTGTGTTTCCCCCCGCAATAACGCATAAAGAGAAACGGAATTCAGAGCAATCAAATGACCCGTCCTGATATGGGTTGACACTTGATTGACTAAAACGCTCGATGTATTTCATCGGGCGTTTTGTATTTTAGAGCCGTGTGAGGCCTATATTCATTATAGATTTTTACTGATTCAGCGACCATTTTCTTTGCTTCATCTAAATCATTAGGTTTATTCAACAGATACTCCATCTTCAGTATTCCGTTGATCCTCTCTGCCAACGCATTCTGATAACAGTCATAGCCATCAGTCATTGAGCAAGATACACCATACTGTCGATGCAACTCTTGGTATTCAACAGAGCAGTACTGAACACCTCGATCTGAGTGATGGACAAGCTCACCTGTATTCTTCCGCTCTTTCAACGCGTTTAAAAAGGCCTGCTTGACCGTGCGAGCTTTCATATCATCACTTATGTGATAGCCCACGATTTTTCTTGAGTAAGCGTCCGTCACTAAACTGAGATACGTACTACCACGCCGCGTTGCTAGATAAGTAATATCGGCAACCCATAATTGCTCTGGTCCTTCCGGTATTAAGCCTTCTTTGATTCGATTTGGATGGCAGTAAAAGCGATGATTACTGTTTGTGGTTCGATGGTAAGCCCTTCGATTCTGTACTAATAATCGATTCATTCTCAGCAGAGAGAATAAGCGGTCTCGCCCGATTTCAATATCGTTCTGAGCAAGTAAATACTTGATCTTACGAGTCCCTATACGAGGGTGCATCATCCTTTGCTCCTTCACAAAACCGAGTACAGATTCATCTTTCTTTGTCTGATGAATTTCGGCAACACAGCGTTTGTAGAAAGCTTGTCTTGTAATACCTATGAAGTGACAAGCTTTAGTAACGGTCAACTTTCTGACCGTTTTTTCCTTAATAACTCGGCCTTGCGCTTCTTTGAGATTCGGACTCCGAAATCTCGATCCATGACTTTTACAACCGCTTCAAAGAACTCAGCTTTGAGCTGAGTTTCTTCTAATTGCTGCTCGAGTTCTTTGATTCGTTGCTCTGGGGTTTGAGTTGAGGAAGAGTTTGACATAGTCGCTCCTAACGCTCTCGATTGTTCTATTCCTTTAGACCAATCTAGTTGACCATGTTTGCGAAGCCAAACTAAAACGGTAGAGCGACCTTGGATCCCATAACGTTCTTGAGCTTGCTTATAAGTCATTTCGCCTTTTTCAACTTGGCTTACGACTGCCAATTTAAAGGCAAGAGAATAATCTCGTTGAGTACGTCTACTTGTTGTTTTCATGACACTCTCCAATTTCATGTTGGAAATGTGTCAACCATATTTAGGACGGTACAAAAACTAAAAAAGGGCTTTCGTTAGGAAGCCCTTTTTTGCGTTTAATCGATCAAGGTGAGAGCGATTTACAAAAATCAATTACACCGGAAGCGCTGCAATTGTACCGTTCACTTCTTTGAAAATGGTGAGTTTTTGTTTATCTGAAACTTCAGGAAGCAGTACTTTGCCTTGGTCGAAGCGAAACTCTCCAACACCCTCAATAGCAAACTGGCCTTTGAATAGGACTTTAACGAAACGCGCCACCTGATGTGGGCGGTAAGTAGAAAATTTTCTTAACATATTACAACCTCAATTCCATTTGAGTACTACAGCCACGTACCTGAACACTGGCGAGTTCGAAGCACATTTAATCGCTAATTCCTTTAGCAAACAGCAAGATAATCTGTTGTTTATCTTGATATTGTTGCATTATACCTTTTGGTAACAAGCCTGCAACTTATTTCTACATCGTACGATAAAAAAGTTAAAGAGGCATTTTTCAAATTTCATATTATACTTCCAATGCAAACCAACAAGCGGAACAAAAATATAATGAAAAACAAAACTCTACTGGCTTTATTAGCCGCAGCCTCTCCACTCTTCGCCAATGCTCATAACTTATCTGTAGGTTCAACTCTTCCTGCCGTTGATGTTAGCAACTATGGTGAAATCGTTCTAAACGACGGTAATACCGGATACCAAGCTTGGGCAACCAGCAATCTCCTAGGTAAAGTTCGCGTCGTTCAAGCTATCGCAGGCCGCAGCAGCTCTAAAGAGCTAAACGCGCCACTGATGGCAGCAATTACAGCATCGAAATTTTCAGAAGACAGCTACCAAACCACGACCATCATCAACCAAGATGATGCGATTTGGGGCACAGGCTCTTTTGTTAAATCGTCAGCAGAAAGCAGCAAAGAAGAATTTCCATGGTCTTCTATGGTCCTAGATGAAGATGGTGCGGTTGCGTCATCATGGGCCCTGAAAGAAGAAAGCTCAGCGATTATCGTTCAAGACAAGCAAGGTAAAATCTTGTTTGTTAAAGAAGGTGCATTAAACGAGTCAGAAGTCACTCAAGTCATTGAGTTGATTAAAGCCAGCCTTTAATCAGATATTCGCGTCTTTTTAGAGATCTAATCAAAGGATATTGTTATATTGTAACAGTATCCTTTTTTAATTCTGTGGTTAATCATCCTCATGTGGCAAAACACACCTAACAATGTGAAATGCAAATCAGGCTTCTTGCTGGGGCTGATGCTCATGTTAAGCGTATTAGCTGCAACACATATGGTGGATATTGCCCCCGATCACCACACTTCGCATCATTGTGAGCTGTTTTCGATAAATCAGTTCATTACTGCGCACTCACTGCCACAAGTTCCAGAGTTCCATTCAGAATTTACTGTCACGATTACAGAGTCTGTAATTTCGTTACAGCGCCTGTATTTCGCTTATTTAGCCCGTTCACCTCCTGTCAATATCGCTTAATTACCACTACTTTTTAATTAACCTTTATTCAGGAAAAAACATGAAACCTACTATTTTAGCCGTTGTTATCGGCATGACTGTCTCAACGAATGTTCTAGCTAACGAAGAATTCCGCTCTCACGAAGCACACGTGCACGGTAAAGTTGAAGTGAACATCGCTCAAGATGGACAAGAGCTGCTTGTTGAAGTAACTGCGCCTGGTGCCGATGTGGTTGGCTTTGAGCATGCTCCAGAAACTGCCGAGCAAAAGAAAGTATTTGAACAAGCTATCGCGCAGCTGAACAAGCCAGACGAGCTATTTAGCTTTAACAACGCGAACTGTACGCTGAAATTTAAATCAGTGTCGAACACGTTAGAAGACGATCATGATGAGCATGAAGGCCATAACCACGCTGAACACGATCATCATGACCACGAAGGCCACGACCACGCTGAACACGATCATGACGACCATAAAGGCCATGACCATGCAGAACATGATCATGACGGCCACAAAGGCCATGACCATGCAGAACATGATCATGACGATCATAAAGACCATGACCACGCTGAACATGATCATGACGACCACGATCATGAAGGTCATGACCACTCTGGAGGTGGCCACGGTGAGTTCACTGTTGAGTACCGCTACCAATGTTCAGATGTAGCTGAGCTAGACACAGTTAGCACTCAGTGGTTCTCGAAGTTCAGCAACACTGAAAAAATGACGGTGAACCTACTAACAGATACCGCTCAAGTACAAGAAGTACTTAATGCAGAGCGTATTAGTTTTCGATTCTAACCACCCATAGATCGAATTAAACGTAAAATAAACAGCCAAGTAAGTGCCTGCTTACTTGGCTGTTCAAATCGGTGTGTTCTGGGAATTTATGTCGCTAACAGCAGTCCAGTAGATACACCGCTTTAATTATTGGAGCTAGCATGTCTTTTGACAGTTCATCACTTGTGGTCAAACTCGAAAATATCAGCTTTCGTTGGAAACCAGAATTACCCCCAACTCTAGAGATCCCTTCTCTGCATATCCAAGCCCAAGAGCACCTTTTCATCAAGGGGCCTAGTGGTTGCGGAAAATCAACATTGTTAGGGCTGCTGACCGGTATCAACCAAGCAGAGCAAGGCGAAGTCTCTATTCTAGGTCAAGATTTGACTCAGCTAACACCTCGCCAAAGAGACACGTTCAGAGCCGATCATATTGGTTATATTTTCCAACAATTTAACCTTCTTCCTTATTTATCAGTGATCGATAACGTCACGCTTCCTTGCCAATTTTCAAAAACACGTAAGCAGCAAGTCACTGATAGTAAAAACAGTTTGCAAGAAACAGCCCAAGAACTACTGCTCCGATTAAAGCTACCCCAAGCTTTAATGGATAAGCCAGTTACTGAACTCAGTATTGGCCAGCAACAGCGTGTTGCCGCAGCCCGTGCTCTAATGGGGCAACCTAAAATCATCATTGCAGATGAACCTACCTCAGCACTCGATCATGACAATCGAGAAGCTTTTATCGAGCTATTACTAGAACAAGCCAATCAAGCAGGCTCGACTCTGATATTTGTCAGTCATGATCCAACATTAGAAAAACTGTTCACTCGAACCATAGATCTAAAAACCGTTAACCAAGCTAAGGTTGTCGTATGAAAGTAATTACTCACTTAGCCCTAAAAAGCGTTCTCAATCGTAAGGCCACGGCTATCCTCACCATTCTGACTGTGGCAGTGTCAGTTATTCTATTACTCGGCGTAGAACGTGTTAGAACCGAAGCCAAGAGCAGCTTTGCCAATACCATTTCAGGCACTGACCTTATCGTTGGTGGCCGCTCAGGTCAGGTAAACCTTCTGCTCTACTCTGTATTTAGAATCGGTAATGCGACCAACAATATCGACTGGAAAAGCTATCAAGAATTTAGCCAGCACAAAGCCGTAAAGTGGGCGATCCCTATTTCATTGGGTGATTCTCATAAAGGCTTCCGTGTGATGGGTACTAACCATAGCTACTTTGAAAACTACCGCTATGGAAGTAAGCAACCACTTACTTTCCAGCAAGGTAAAGAGTTTAATGAGCTATTTGATGTAGTGATTGGTGCCGATGTCGCGAAGAAGTTAGATTACAAAATCGGTGACCACATCATTCTTGCACACGGTATCAGTGATGTAGCCTTCAGTCGCCACGACAACCTGCCCTTCACGATCGTGGGAATACTCGCGCCAACGGGAACGCCGGTAGATAAAACCGTGCATGTTTCACTAGAAGCAATTGAAGCGATTCACGTTGGCTGGGAATCGGGTGCTAACTTAGGCCACACACCTGATGCTGAAGCACTAAAGCAACGTGATTTCCAACCTAAACAAATTACCGCAATGATGGTGGGGCTCAAGTCGAAGATCCAAACCTTTGCACTGCAACGAGAAATCAATAACTACCGCCAAGAACCTTTGAGCGCCATCATGCCGGGCATTGCGCTTCACGAACTGTGGGGAATGATGGCCGTAGCAGAACAAGCACTGCTGATTGTTTCAGGGTTTGTTGTTGTTGCTGGTTTACTGGGGATGCTCAGCAGCCTTCTCACCAGCTTACAAGAAAGGCGTCGAGAGATGGCCATTCTGCGCGCGATGGGAGCAAGGCCTCGCCATGTATTTGGTTTGCTGATTAGTGAAGCTAGTGCACTGACCTTCCTCGGTATCACGCTGGGGGTTGCAGTCTTGTTTGCCCTGATCGCAGTGGTTGCTCCTATTGTGCAACAAAGTTATGGTATCAACATATCGATATCCGCAATCACACCTCATGAGTGGAAACTAATTATGTTGGTACAAGTGGCCGGAATCATTATCGGCTTTATTCCCGCTTTCAGGGCTTACCGTCAGTCACTGTCTGATGGCATGACTATTCGAATCTAAAATAG
Coding sequences within:
- a CDS encoding DUF2799 domain-containing protein, whose amino-acid sequence is MKYLLLVLSVMLFGCAQTPPPTSMNTTDWQSFGEEMALKGKTKQTEASLAEAASSPSIDADLYAAYDQGYEVGKTQYCSQNPRALGRRGETYLGICDDVDKWFRFNYERGAESKFDIR
- a CDS encoding gamma-glutamylcyclotransferase family protein — its product is MPHLVFVYGTLRKGQSNHHYLKGCDFVGRFDTPKDYTLFDLGTYPAMIFGKKSVVGEVYIINDEVLESLDRLEDVPVEYRREQIETIFGLAWVYLYQLDLTANKEILSGDWCKRNTPL
- the tamB gene encoding autotransporter assembly complex protein TamB, with protein sequence MIKVMGKCIKWTSISLTSILLLLITLLGFVLFTNPGLNTVLWGAEKALPQLKVESTKGALFPSFTLNNVQFKDDSLHIDTKVEKLVLAINPRCLLDPKLCVDRIAIQGLDFTFTELPPTSTEETEPTPPLKSVKTPLPITINRIALSDIKLNILGNEIEWSLFSTALSMQGEKLTVSPTLFNDLKVKLAEPTEEPKPEAVEPEPAVKTAIELPEVWIPLQVVLERFDLNRFTLEQETPIVVNHLGLEARAGKNTVDVSTLELDMPQASANLSTKVELKDGYPLELSLDAKVKETDLAGQKLSLKAQGSVAKLQLDSQFSDLIEAKLSGELQPLEPTLPFDLLLEDGQAQWPLTGKSDYQAEIERFKADGSLDGFNVQLKGEADGKEIPALAIDLQGNGTTEQIELEQLKLNTLGGELNGTVKANWAKLVNWQADVSLKDIQPGLQWPEAEGNISGSLVTSGELTEAGGWAIELPKLDIEGILRDYPLDIEGQLSASDRSASGEPKLKTSGLSLAHGVNSIKALGELDKQWNMGVEIDFPELVKSVPDLQGQVIGNIQLSGPTQEPKVDLTLNVNKVDWNNEATLESLSLNGSVVPLPLPEAQADLVLKAKNLSYQEQNVESIDLTVNGGEKKHTVTLDVISDIVSTSLAISGELIQKPSIIWDGSLDRVKITTQQGPWVLDQPVSIKADVDKQFADVQAHCWKQSGSSVCLDEDIRAGKSGEAKIAINQFDFDQIKAFVPKETELKGLVNVKAHAKWSEQGQPEVTVSLDMPKGQVVQQVGEPIILGWESVALNAQLKDNQLNADFKLDVSDNGDLSGTVSLPDILAEDKIVDAAIQLTTFHLDFLQPILGEYSLLKADLESDLKVKGFLMHPQVFGQFSVDGIQVKGDVTPVDIKDGRIDLDFDGYSAKLDANVETPDGHLDIEGSGDWQDLQAWHSNVRVFADELMVDIPPMVKVKVVPDMTIDTTPELAKITGDIALPWGRIVVEDLPPSAVGVSSDQVILNKDLEPENEDAIPFNVMTNINISIGDDFKLSAFGLEGDLVGKLNVAQKDQGPFITGEVNIVDGTYQSFGQDLLIEEGKILMNGPPDQPYVAINAIRNPDNTQDDVTAGIRVTGPATEPTIEIYSDPAMPQANALSYILRGQDIDGESSGSMTTTLIGLSLAKSGKVVGEIGEAFGVQDLQLDTAGSGDDSQVTVSGYILPGLQVKYGVGIFNSLGEFTVRYRLMQDLYVEAVSGLDSAVDLLYQFEFE
- the tamA gene encoding autotransporter assembly complex protein TamA; amino-acid sequence: MIRKTLPVLIGTLLSSTLAFADVSLEVKGLDGALEDNVDAYLSAIPEEEYAVSLRFQSRLESMIKEALNALGYYQPRITFSHSEDDTELTVTVEPGEPVVIYASDIVLTGEAEDDPDFLALIAKSNLSKGSVLNHGNYDSLKSSIRNLGLAKGYFDGSYEVSKLEVAPELNRAYVRLHYNSGIRYHFGTTAVTGSQIEDDKVQSLKPFEDGEPYSITKVGEYNQNLSNTDWFSSVFVEPDLSQLGEGREIPMKVNLAPQARNQIETGIGVSTDLGVKGTLKWKKPWVNELGHSFNSSLSISKPEQTITATYKIPLDDVLNDYYQVKYGMKNLDNRDTKSLESNLALERYWRLDNGWQRTVFIRYLVENYEQGLQDDLAQFVLPGISFSRTRTRGGAMPMWGDKQTIMVEAADDTLLSETKVVRFQGQTAWIRSIGNNHRGLTRLQFGGNFADEFEKLSPSLRFFAGGDNSIRGYGYESISPRDESGALTGAKFIATSSFEYQYRLVGNWWGAAFYDIGDAFNDTPEWKRGTGVGVRWASPVGPVSLDFAWGLDAKKGDEFQLHFSLGPEL
- the msrA gene encoding peptide-methionine (S)-S-oxide reductase MsrA, with amino-acid sequence MLNKQQLVSAATALPGNTAPIQITERHYVNQTDLLAAPVGSQQEVLLGMGCFWGAERLFWQLDGVVSTSVGYAGGYTVNPTYEQVCTGQTGHTEVVRVIFDSEQTSLAQILETFWERHDPTQGMRQGNDLGTQYRSALYTFSEEQQAVAEQSRQNYQRAITASLGNEITTEVLPAGKYFFAETYHQQYLAKNPNGYCGLGGTGVCFPPQ
- a CDS encoding IS3 family transposase (programmed frameshift), encoding MKTTSRRTQRDYSLAFKLAVVSQVEKGEMTYKQAQERYGIQGRSTVLVWLRKHGQLDWSKGIEQSRALGATMSNSSSTQTPEQRIKELEQQLEETQLKAEFFEAVVKVMDRDFGVRISKKRKAELLRKKPVRKLTVTKACHFIGITRQAFYKRCVAEIHQTKKDESVLGFVKEQRMMHPRIGTRKIKYLLAQNDIEIGRDRLFSLLRMNRLLVQNRRAYHRTTNSNHRFYCHPNRIKEGLIPEGPEQLWVADITYLATRRGSTYLSLVTDAYSRKIVGYHISDDMKARTVKQAFLNALKERKNTGELVHHSDRGVQYCSVEYQELHRQYGVSCSMTDGYDCYQNALAERINGILKMEYLLNKPNDLDEAKKMVAESVKIYNEYRPHTALKYKTPDEIHRAF